The following are encoded together in the Longimicrobium sp. genome:
- a CDS encoding GntR family transcriptional regulator, whose product MDQETALSDKLRDRILSALHLGLLQPGDRLPSIRALWREMGVDHRVVAQAYRILEDEGLVEVRGRSGVYLAPQDQLGGEVLAETARWMAGVLVEGWKRRMTLAEIPELIRRCTSTVPLRCAVVESNVDQMTVYSAELEEQFGLTAVPVYISPVPLPRPDRSVEFHAVEEAIRSADLVVTTSYHSRLVRKAAENVNVPSVTLTVNAEVVETVQREIRTRGVTLVCVDPEFGNRLRAMYADASEGEQIRVVLAGDEEARAALDPSEPVILTRAARAHLGAGVQLPPLLLPHSPTFSAHTARELLQLIIRLNLAAAERQDATQLLAGTE is encoded by the coding sequence ATGGACCAGGAAACCGCACTCAGCGACAAGCTGCGCGACCGAATCTTGAGCGCCCTGCACCTGGGGCTGCTTCAGCCGGGCGACCGCCTGCCCAGCATCCGCGCCCTGTGGCGCGAGATGGGGGTGGACCACCGGGTGGTGGCCCAGGCATACCGGATCCTCGAGGACGAGGGGCTGGTGGAGGTGCGCGGCCGCTCGGGCGTGTACCTGGCGCCGCAGGACCAGCTGGGCGGCGAGGTGCTGGCCGAGACGGCGCGGTGGATGGCGGGGGTGCTGGTGGAGGGGTGGAAGCGGCGGATGACGCTGGCCGAGATCCCCGAGCTGATCCGCCGCTGCACCAGCACCGTGCCCCTGCGGTGCGCCGTCGTGGAATCCAACGTGGACCAGATGACGGTGTACAGCGCCGAGCTCGAGGAGCAGTTCGGGCTGACGGCGGTGCCCGTCTACATCTCGCCCGTGCCCCTTCCCCGGCCCGACCGCTCGGTGGAGTTCCACGCCGTCGAAGAGGCCATCCGCTCGGCCGACCTGGTGGTGACCACGAGCTACCACTCGCGGCTGGTGCGCAAGGCGGCCGAGAACGTGAACGTGCCCTCGGTGACGCTGACGGTGAACGCCGAGGTGGTGGAAACGGTGCAGCGGGAGATCCGCACGCGGGGGGTGACGCTGGTGTGCGTGGACCCGGAGTTCGGCAACCGGCTGCGCGCCATGTACGCCGACGCCAGCGAGGGCGAGCAGATCCGCGTGGTGCTGGCCGGCGACGAGGAGGCCCGCGCGGCGCTGGACCCGTCGGAGCCGGTGATCCTCACCCGGGCCGCCCGGGCGCACCTGGGCGCGGGCGTGCAGCTTCCCCCGCTGCTGCTCCCCCACTCGCCCACCTTTTCGGCGCACACCGCGCGCGAATTGCTGCAGCTGATCATCCGCCTGAACCTGGCCGCGGCGGAGCGGCAGGACGCCACGCAGCTGCTGGCCGGCACCGAGTAG
- a CDS encoding RES family NAD+ phosphorylase, translating to MAISLPARLPIVTVDVSRPLWRVHETRSGAIWYGTRADKRFDDPAGDFGVLYLGESPAVAVLETLVRGSDRCVVDHKEWKRRSVSRVYLAKVLHVMQFEGPSLRRFGIGAERAHAAGYAECQALSAMLHARDPAVDGIQFRSRWDTSQLCWAVFQRASHKIRGAGAPVALGASRIGDQVLDECEIQLV from the coding sequence GTGGCCATCAGCCTCCCGGCCAGGCTCCCGATCGTAACGGTCGACGTGTCGCGCCCACTCTGGCGTGTGCACGAGACCCGGTCCGGGGCGATCTGGTACGGTACGCGGGCTGACAAGCGGTTCGACGATCCCGCCGGCGATTTCGGCGTCCTGTACCTGGGCGAGAGCCCCGCCGTCGCCGTACTGGAAACGCTGGTGCGGGGCTCGGACCGGTGCGTCGTCGATCACAAGGAATGGAAGCGCCGCTCGGTTTCGCGGGTGTACCTGGCGAAGGTGCTGCACGTCATGCAGTTCGAAGGTCCTTCCCTGCGCCGGTTCGGGATCGGAGCAGAGCGTGCGCATGCGGCGGGGTACGCGGAGTGCCAGGCACTGTCCGCGATGCTCCACGCGCGCGATCCGGCTGTGGACGGCATCCAGTTCCGATCCAGGTGGGACACCAGCCAGCTGTGTTGGGCCGTGTTCCAGCGGGCCAGCCACAAGATCCGGGGCGCGGGCGCACCCGTGGCGCTGGGGGCGAGCAGGATCGGCGACCAGGTGCTGGATGAATGCGAGATCCAGCTGGTATGA
- a CDS encoding HAD-IIIA family hydrolase: MNERNPEIRLYIFDADDTLRRTTVPGKPCPHRPGEWELLPGVRERLSSIEWGSGGPYLGIASNQDQVAYGYMNAETCRGMFEDLIEAATGARRPDACIRFCPHALEVDCECRKPAPGMLHDIMRHFGVSEAETLFVGNAPSDQEAACRAGVGFAWAWDFFA, encoded by the coding sequence GTGAACGAGCGAAACCCTGAAATCCGCCTCTACATCTTCGACGCGGACGACACGCTGCGGCGCACGACGGTGCCAGGAAAGCCGTGCCCGCACCGCCCGGGCGAGTGGGAACTGCTCCCCGGCGTGCGCGAGCGGCTGTCGTCGATTGAGTGGGGAAGCGGAGGCCCCTACCTGGGGATCGCGTCGAACCAGGACCAGGTGGCGTACGGCTACATGAACGCGGAAACGTGCCGCGGCATGTTCGAGGACCTGATCGAAGCCGCCACGGGAGCGCGCCGGCCAGACGCCTGCATCCGCTTCTGCCCGCACGCGCTGGAGGTGGACTGCGAGTGCCGAAAGCCTGCGCCGGGCATGCTTCACGACATCATGCGGCACTTCGGCGTGAGCGAGGCCGAAACGCTGTTCGTGGGAAACGCGCCGTCTGACCAGGAGGCGGCGTGCAGGGCAGGGGTGGGGTTCGCTTGGGCGTGGGACTTCTTCGCGTGA